In Trichoplusia ni isolate ovarian cell line Hi5 chromosome 13, tn1, whole genome shotgun sequence, the genomic window CGCATACCGCCACTGCGGCCGctcaaatgtaaattaaatgatgaatAGATACGCGCTCGAATGCGCTTTGGTGTGTACccgcaaaaaaataacatcgagCCATTAATTCGAGATGTGGTTCGCCCGTGTTTTTCAGCGCTTTTTCAGCgcttacttatatttttgttgatatagtttttttttattttatttgtttggttttcCGTTCTATGTACTGGAATTTATAATCAGCTTTCTGAGTGAGTCTTGTGTGTATCGTTCACCATATCACTGGTCTGTgttgagaaaatattaataattatatcaacaATTTTGCCGACTAAAACTTATCTAGgatataatttttgaataataatatagaacTTTTACTAATTGAGACTGGAACCAAAAGATGGGTGCCACTTGTAAAAATTTAGAAAAGAGATACTTTTTCTGAAATAAGGACATTAATTGCgactaatgataattttattaaaaaaaagttctttatcacattcttttgttttatcatcatcatacCTTCGAAAATTCTGGTTATAGGCCGCATACTCTTTTCTAgaattaatcttttttaatttaaaataatacaaaaacaacaaattaaaacataaatgatATATTACTGGAGTTGTGTTGCTGACGGTACTACCCGTATCAGTGCGGACGTCAGCTGTTAATCCACGGTTTACATGTATTTATTGTGCACCTGTACTGCTGGGCTTTTTGTGTTATCTTTAAGCTTTTTAAGATTTTTGGGTCAGCAGagtttgtattgaataaaatCGGCCGAAGTgaaagtgcgagttggactcgcgacctTAAGGTGATGTACTAAAAAGGTCatgaaaaacaaactaaaaaaaaatgattccaATCAAATTTTTGAGAGTAAAAATCATTGCGTAActtcgttttttatttgttataacgGCAACATAAATTCAtcatcagtgaaaatttctACTAGTCATATGCTGTTAGACAACGGTGCCTTAGCAATGGCGTTCCATTTTTGCCTTTGGGGTACTTACAAAACCCAAAAAAGTATAGTTTTACCTGGCAAGTCTATGATTGATACACTCAGTATGGTAGGTAGGTAACTCGAGCGATtaggaaaaaaaactaaattaaactaaaaaatagatatataaagaacaataaaataagataatccAAACTCATAAGTAAGTTACATAAATAAGGGCAAAATATTTACGTGCGTGGGATTACTGAGCAGGCGGAGTAGAACTAAGTGGGATATCGTCACTAGTTTGAATCCTATTCCATCAAATTAGTACTATATGGTATACAACAGCGAATTCTATATATAACTAGCAAACCCGGCGAACTCCGTTTCGCCACCATTGCTTCGTTTTATGTAACATTTCGTTTGGTGATTAAAagatgaagaaatatttttttcctaattttttttctctataaacCTCACGGAGCCCGATACCTTTCCAAGAAATACAAAACTGTGGAAATCTGTGGAAATCAGTTCGTTCTTTCTGGAGTTATAGAGTCAGGAGGGAAAAcccgacttatttttatatagtagaaGACTAAATGACAGATTTGATAAATCATTTATGGGCTGAATACCTAAAAGTCCCTAGAATATACAACTATTAAGTATATGAAACTCCGCATAAAAACATCGTTTACATCCTgtaatatctttaaaaataacttcctggttttaaattagaaaattgtTGAAAGAGAGATCTCTGTGTATTTCTAGGTAACCCTGTTCATGgctatttaaaaagaaagctttCTAAATTGTTCGTAGAAATATCCGATGGAATTAAAGTGTTTCTTGGAATTCTGGCAAGAGCAAGCTTGCTTCGAAACTCGAAACTTTAGGgctatttttactttcaaaattaatttatttttctattttgatattttttaaaatttattaattatttttccaaattcaaatttatatttacatgtaGCCTTAACGTAATGAAACAGAACGTTTATACCATGAAGTAATATGCGTTTTCTGGCCACGTGCGTCCCCGTGGTAAGATTTTTAACGTCATCGTCTGCATAGTTTATATGTACATGtttatgatatatatttttttctttaaaaaaaaacgactcccgcactaaggaaattaatccttgtgtcgcggggtgtttcacaaacatacaattcacatgcacaaggacacgcagactcagaacaagcattcgtggatctcacaaatgcttgtcctacgcggggatcgaacccgcgacacgtcgcgcaaagtgattttggcgtgatgacctcaaccactcggctatccgtgcagtcgtatAAATGTGGTAATTAATTTGTCACTACCTAAGCAGTTCAACTACAGCTAAATCTTAAAGCTCTGAGaagaatcaaaaacaaaaccataACAGTTTTATAAGTAAGCCCGTTATAACGACGGTACTCTATCAATCAACCTTAATGTTTCGAATATATATTACCCTTAATGCTTGAAGTTTCATCAATGGAAAATAAATGTGTGGATTGAGTTTTTCAAGTACCATTTCCCATCAAGCATTTTACTTGGTAAAATACCGTCCCCGACAACCGACATGGAATGGGCGTTACCTCGGATCGATGAGTCAGCGGGTTCGAATCCGCTATGTCTAATAAAATAGATACGCTTACTAAGTAGTTAGAAAGGTTGAGAGAGGAGTCGGTTCTTGTGCTATGTTATATGTGTCGGTGTAGAAGTAAGTTTTTGCTCATTGGTAATTGACTTTTTATTCGTGCATTGGTTAAAATCCTGAAAAATCGcaagtttttataacaattactGTCAGTAACAAGAGTAAATACTTTCAGCCTCCACAGCTTTAAATTGGCTTGGACTACTTTCATcaaatattactaaaaacactatttgaaactaaatggaaatcgctcaatccgttccaGAGCTATGATACCACAAACTTGTCAAGCTTATAACACTCTCTTTCTGCGTTAGgggtcaaaaaaatattgttgtaataaactatttaaaaaaaaacatatattcgTATACTGCCATTAAATTGACACGAATTCCAGGCCTCCAGCACCACGTTCTAAGATATTATAAGTCTGTTGTGATCGTGAAAGCAAGACATCGCTCTACATTATCTAATGCGCTATCTCTTTCTACAATTGCGACTTTAAGGGGGTTGGTAGAGCCCCTGTCTCTAGTTTATTAATCAAGTGGAATATATTCAAATTGTACTAGTATCGTTACCGACACCCCAGATTCACTTTGAAGTGTATTTGATAATGAATGTATATGTAAGGAGTACTGAGTAACTAGTGACTGACAAAGTTATCGATAATATTATATCGATAAAAGCTGCGCTATTGTGGATAGTCTTTTAGTAGCTAAATGCCAAACggattttgttgttttcatttgaatttagaattactttataaaagtttaaacaaaagtaaaatatatgataacctacttaaatttattaaattgattgagTTTTCTAAATAAACTGACTTACGGATCGTATTATAGAGTAAAATGGAAAATGGCAAAACAAATTCCCAATAGCAATGTTAAGTAATCGGTAGGAATTAGCAAGATACCAGaatcaatatttcaaagttCAAAACACAAATACGTAtcattgaaatttatatttatttctttcttttttattcttacaaTATAACACCGTTACAGTAAAATTACCAAATATACATGATATCAATTTCTAAATTACCAtctcaaaaattaatattttatcgatgACTCATAACGCGACCTAAGAACATCACTAATACACATGTGCTACCGCTTAGTATAAGACGAAGCTTATTTGCTGAGTCTAGACTGGCACTACACTTGTAGATTTAGCACATAAGGCTTTGACAATGATATCTGAGGAAATTGCTGTGAAGAACTACAAACCCTTTGACGGGAAACTTCTTGAAGATTGAACTaatatttgttaagttttgaaagatttgattttagttttgttcAAAATACCACCCATGGTTAAGTGTATGTAGTAGATACTAAactaagattttaaaaaatatggtcGATACCCCCTATTTCTTTTGTAACCGATGAAGACCTGAccttaacaaacattttacacaaGAATCAGCGAAAATTTGAATAACCAGCAATCTACGTCAAATACAACAGAATCGGACAGAGGTCAAGActcaaatttaataacattgatttctaaaacacaaaacattgcGCAAAAAATCCGAACTTACCTTGGGATTGAACTCGAAACCTTTAGCTTGGCAGTCCCCCTATCtcaccactaggctatcacttCATGATCTATACTGCACAAGACATAAACGTGGTTTAACTTGTACTCATTAACCGCCAACAGAAAGTAGTGGCAGAACTAATTATCAAGTCGTACACGAGTTGGATATTTCGTTAGCTTAACAGCTATTTTTGTGGCGAACTTTGCTTTCGCAGTTTCGGTACTTACGCACTTTATTAGTTTTCGTTGCTAACGAATGTTAGGTAAATGTAGGTGTAGTTTTGATAGGAAAGTGGATGGTAAAGACGTTGGATATTAAATTTCTGTGTCAAGAAATGTGGATTATATTCGTGTAATGTATTTGTGCAATGCATTTGTAACTTAACCTTTTTCTTGCTTAGGCGGACATCAGCAAAAGATTTTATAATGAAACAAGGTCGTATAAGCGTCGTCGAACCTTGCTAAACCGTCACACTACAAAAGAAGAAGGATGCCGAATACTTGAGCCGAGCCttggtgtcttgtgcatgtgacttgaatgtttctgaaagcGTCCCGCCCCAAGGAATATCATTATTTAGGAggatgaattaatttaaaaaaaaactttctaaaaaAGTGCCCTCCAAAAAACAGAAACATTCCACAACCCACGAAACAGATTCTTACATTTTCCAACGAAAACGTAATAACTACGAGTATTCTAATTACATTAGCAAAAACATCTACTTATTGCCAACTttcaaaaaacaacacaaacatcAGACTTCTAGGGACCTCTCATTACACTAAACGTacaagcaaataaattatagtgaaATATTTCAGATGAATTCACAAAGTTTGCGTCAACTCAGTCAGTTAGTTTATTTAGCGAGTTGCTGAGAAAGTGTGTTTAACTTATGATTGGGACCCGGCAAGGTGCATAACGAAAGATTTGTGTGGATCATTTAACTTTAGagaaatgaaattttatgaattatatttttttggtcgTCTTGTTCTTAAAGAATCGGGGTTTACACACACGACACCTTTCACGCAGACTATAATCATGCATTCATGCATTATTAAAACGCTTTTCCTACGTGGGGTTTGTACcggcgacacgtcgcgcttagtgggtttggcgttgcATCCCCAACCAATTGGCTACAATCGCAGTCaagattcaattaaattttcacCAGCAGCAATAAAATTTCGGCTTCAGACTTCACCTTTCTCAGACTAATAAAGCCTGAAAAATCAATCGTTCCGCACCCCTTGAGATCTCTTCAGGAAGGGAAACCAAAGACCCTCACTTGCCTCACCGATCACAAACCCACAAACAACACCGACCagcatttaaatgtataatcCCCTAACAATTCTCTAattctactttaaaaaaaaaaccgttttaaaaaAACGAACGTCCATACTATTCAAATAGTATTTTCGTCTCCTTAGCATTCGTTTTAGAGTTATAAAGAGTTAAATAAACTTCAAGACGTATGTGTTTGTTGCACGGACTAATGATGGCTAACGTCATCGCATTAAAGTTCCAGTTCAAATTTTAAACACGCCCCAAGACgggaaaacttaaaattaagtttatataGTTTGATGAAGTTTCATAAGTTCGTTTACTAGAAATACTTTTGGATAACGTGATAAGTAAGCTCAAGTTTGCACTTCGGCTCGGAAACCATATTTAATTCATGTTTcgatttaggtttttttttggctgGAAACTTTGGGGAGGATGTTTTAGGTAAAGGGTAAGTAGCTGCCACTAAGCTCATGATTGAGGATTTTtcttggatccgaaactagtcgggcaaactctatatataagttaaataaatcgtTGCTGCTTTTAATTGTGAAACATCCTCACTAAAGTTGCCTTAAAAAGTATagtctatattaaaaaaagggtAACTTGCTTGTTTTTGTAGCAAAAAGTTTCTCTTGAGTTGGAGTTCAAGCTGGGcttcatataataaaattttattaaaatggtcATACAAAGAACATTATTGTTGACTTTTTGAACTATGCCAacttagttttaagttttattaaaattcagaacacttatttaatttaagaatgactttttcttaaaaaaaagactgTTTTTGATATACTGCCTTTTCATAGTGTAAAAACAATCACATTTACCATTTACAagtttgtttcaaataattgaaGATCGATTCCCATTTCAAAATGtcctaaaaacaaaatctacgGCATAACAAATGCAGAGTCTGAACTTCTACGTTTAAAATGCCTCTTATGagtacaatagaaaatgtgcgGTCAAACGCGACCGACCACGACTGTCCGGTTTCACGCAAAACGCGGTCAGACTGTAGTCTGTTTAGAAATAAGTTCTTTGTTTAAACGTAGGCTAATTTCATAGACACAGCTGACTGCGAACGTAGTATTGTTCTGATTTCAGGCGTATAAGTAAGCTGCTTACCGTTAATATCACTGTGTAGTGTGCTCGATTTCAAAACTTAATCTTTACGAGAAGAATGTATGTAATCGATCGATACATGCGGATTTCGTCATGTTGAGATATTATATGAGTTTTGGTTTCAGAAAGGTATTTGGCCTacgtattttgtaattttaatcaagtgaaactttactttttttaaatggaaaaaaatatatttagttgcAATAAGTCATGTAACGTTCACCTGTCATCTACAATTAATATTCGAGCATTCTCTATAGACACTGAGGATTGTAGAAATGGCACTTGGCTATAGGTGCAGTTTAAAGTTCAGTAAAACTACAAGTCGAAcccaaaaatgtttgtgaatgcTAAGGCAGAAGAGTACGAGTAATTTAACAGGTTTATTTCTATCACCAAAACTATGTAAAGGAATTGACGCCAATTGCCTCTCCAACTAGTCACTCCACTCTCCAACTAGTTAGCAATCAGGTTGTTGGAGAACAGTTCTTCCAGACTAGCTATACCGGCCCATTTCCAACCATGACATAGACACGAAaagcctaaataaaaaaaaggttgtattttaCCAATTTTCGTGCTGCTGGCTTTGagtcatcaaaatataatagcTTTAATCTTCGCAAGGTGTCAGcggaaattttaattatgtcgCTCGAAAAAAATCCGATGGCGATGATGACTACGAAGGCAGTATGTAAGTTAAAGACAGAATGTTCacttttatttgtagttttgtttttttcctttcGTAAAAAACACATGAAGATCGAATAGCCAAGTAACAACTCAATGTCTCAATTAACATGAAAATGACtttcattaattaagtttattcaatttttagtTTCTGCGAGgatcaaaataattacttttcgGACAGCCCAAATGTTATGAATTGCAGTGCATAGCACCCCCATTgtggaaaaaacaaaaacaaaatgtaccTGTCATATTTTAGTTTACAAAATAACTGCCTgacaacattaatataaaatccACATATCATTACAATTTACTTGTttcatttaccaaaaaaatacactaacATTTTACAGCGCAAAAATTTTATCATGTTTCCTGTCCTTTGGCAGCCTAATTGGAATTATCTCGGCGAAAATTTGAGGCTTTGAATAATGAGTCCCTATAACGAGCGCAGTAAGAGGATTGCTTTCACTCGTCCTTTAACTGTACAACTGTGGAACTTAATAGTTGCGACTTAGACGGTTACACAAAGATCCTTTGCTACTTAATTTTCTGTTGTATTATGAGGTTACTTTGGTAGGTTTTGGGTTGAACTTTAGGGCCTTGTAAACGGCTACTGTAATTAAGtggtaatattgttttggtGCTCATGACGTTCTAgtgtaaaattgtgtttttattataatgtaagcTTTATAAATACCAGTTCAGTAGGATTGGACAAGCCGTGAAAGAATGTGGTCTGTAATATTACtggatataattaaaaaaaaaactatcagatcAGGTGTATCTTTTTCTAATCAGGAACACGGCAACTTGCCtccctttttaataaaacataaatacacgTAAGGAAGAATACCTACTTCGGgctataattttagttaaaaactataaatttagtCGTCTCTGGCATTGTTTGATGTATCATTGCATCACTTACATTTTTGCCGTAAGcttaaaattacttttcaataaaaacttttctctTCATTATTACGCGGTGGCTGTATTCTtctccttatatttttttgattgatttcaAGTACGCCGAAGAAATCTGGTTTCTTGACGAGAAACCTGCCGACTCCCTTGGTGCAGAGCGTGAAGAAGTCTGGGTTCCACCATTGCCTGAAGTATTTAATGACTTGGTGCTTGTCCGCCTCTTCATTGAGGATCCTGCAGAGCTGGCACACGTCCGGTACGGGAGGAGTCTTCACGTATCTGTAGTGGTTGTGCCATCTAAAAATacagtgataaaaaaatatttttcactaaaGGCTAGTagtatgaaaaattattttggcTCATGGTTTGCGCAATTGCGGCAAAAAGTAACAGTTTTATCACTTCAGACAGAATTTCATCAAGACCGTTTTTGCCGTTTaacctaaaaacattttcaaataggTTGGTTATAGGAGTTGAAGATTGAATTAGAATTGAATGTTTTTGCGGCCCACGTCCATATCTGTCTGATTTTTGTGAAGTAAAATTCGATACATACCTGAAGTAATCTATGTACACGCCAGGGTTTTGTATAGCCCTCTGCATCTCTGCCGCAATCTGTGACGCGTTCAGTACTCGAGCGTTGAGGTACGAATTAGGAGGAAGAAACCTGGAGATCAAACAAATATTGTCAAAGATAAAGAATATGGAAGTAAAATTCGGGGTTAGTTGAGTGCAAAACAAAAGGATTGTGAGTAAAAAccaagtatttatatttaagacaaATTTTCATCAATCTTGGACGTATCAAGTAATGTTTCcgaaaaaactgtttaataacagtttttccGGAAACAAGCTTCTACCTTAAGGACTCTAGCTTTCGAAGACTCGGACTTTAGCTTGAGATCTCTTGCAAACAGACATACAAGCCGTCAAATAACGTCGTTACCTGGAATAATTCGCGCCACCAAAAACAATCGGTACCGAGTAATGTTGCAGTGGATACAAAATCTTCTCCGTCACATAGTCCTCACTGAAAGAGTTCTcgaaagagaaataaaaataataatccgtTTCCAACAAGTCCAAGCAGTCGTCTAGCCTATCCTTAGGACAGCTTTGTTTTCCGCACCATCCAAATATGTCTAGCGTCAAATTGAGTTTCTTCAGCTCTTTGCCTATATTATTTGCCACGTGCTGTCTTCCACTTTCAGCATTACAGTTCGAAACGAACCAAGCGGCTGCTTTCGTCTTCTTGTTCAATTTACTAACAACTTCCACAGGAGTCGGCAGCATAGGTTCCCTCCACGTCATATTAATTTTCGGACCCACCAAATTCCCTTTTAGATCGACAATGTTCAGGTAGCTCCATCGTATATCGGAATCCAACCTGTATGTCCAAGTCATGTTGTAATAGTGGTCGTAAAAGTCATCGCACAATGGGTAGTGCGCTGCTGACTCTGAAGCCATGAATATAAACTTTTGGTAAGCTTCTCTTATCACCAGCATACCATCCCAGCTGTTCTCAACATCAAAGAGGATAGCGTCGTAGTCCCGATAGTCATTTAGTAAATTTTTGCGGTTCGTCAAATAGCAATTGTAGTATGTacaattgttttcaataaaagttttttgCCCATTCTTGTACAACGATGACCCATAATGTAAATAAGAGTTCGTGTACTTCAGTACATACTTAAAATCTGAAGGAAACCTTTTTGGCttcttgtattgttttaaaaactctGTAAAATTCTTTTCAAACCTTTTTAACTCCATCTCACGCTTCCTGATGGACATCGGTGTATGGATGATGTATTCTAAGTCCACTTCGTCGTTGATTAAAGTTAATGAAGTCTTCAAGTATTGAATAAGAAGCCAAGCGTAACTACTCATTAGTACCGCCTTCACGAACTTAGACATGACTGAGCTTCCAGCAAACGAGACATAACATCGAGATATAACAgcatgtttataaactatccCAGCGTttgtaaattacaaaagtaCATGGAAGAATGTGAATGAATTGACGTCATAAGAAATTAcgtttaaacaaaattgtggCTTGGATTCTGAAATCTGCGTATGCAAATCAGCCTGAAACGGTGGACAGAAAACGAAATATGTTGGCAattatactaaatataaaattaaatatgaaaatgtgttTGTCCGCGCGAGTGCTCACGAGTGTGCTGGCCGGCGTCCGGTATGCAAATGACGATAAATAGACGAGTGGCGCCCTCTACTCGCGCCGcgatttattttagttgtgaaGTGCGATGCGTACGGTTTTcagttttagaataaaaatttggacgtttactcttttattttagttatattttagcATGTCCCAGAAGAGCGTGGTAGACcgaatttattgtttcatttttattttttttattcgctcTTGGAATCTGCTTTTGGTTATCgtatttaatttgcttttttaacttttctacgaattaatttatttttacacaggCGAGgagtagataaatatttatgtttgcgCCAAAAAATGACTAAAAACATCATGCCAACACATTCGATAATTTTGacgttaattaaaatcagtattatattttagtttacttGCAAATACTTCACGATACTTTGTTGTATAGACCTCATATTAACTACTTAATCATTAAAACGTATTAGCATTAAGCAGTCAAAACTAACAAGCTATGGTTAACCAAGTACAACAAATTCGGTACTTGAATAGTGATGTCCATTGCCCCGGGGCCGGTCGTTCAGCGGGTGCTATCCCGGATCGCGTGACAACTTGTCCCGCAATTTGCATAACAGAGTGCCTTCTGGCCCGGGACACTTCTTAACATTACAATGTGCTTCTTGTTTATCGCTGGTTCAAGTTTTTTTTCGGATTATTCtgcatgtattttgttttgtttttggaattATTTATGTTTCGTTTTTCGGAACATGAGAATTGAATAGGAATAGACAACtcacagtattttatttttacatttagcggattttgcaaaaaaaaatatatttatttatttataaaataggaGTATATTACGTGCAAAGAACAGACACAATTAGGTGTAGTATGCATAGGTAGCTTTcaaattttatatctttttgtattttccCACGATCGATTATCGCATTCTTATTTATAAACGCTATTTTTGACCACCGTAGGTATAACACGTTTCgcttttaacacaaaatacaaaaaaaccgcttagaaaaaaaatatcggaaCCTCGCCCTAAAGTTTCGCCCTCAAAAGCCGCGGAGGAGCTAGATATTAGcaaaaagtcattaaaagtaAGGGCGCTGTTCATCATACCGGCTTCAAAGTCGGTATAAAACGTAAAGTCGGGACCTTAAGTTAAAAAGTTCATTCATTTAACGCTTGTATGCTTTCGGGGGTGGGCGTTGAATTCCAAATTTGAACacgtataaataaatgtgatagtACTTAGGTGCTGGTTTTTTTcgtattgaaactttttttgatGTGGAGACCTTTTTTCGTTTTGTGCTTTAATGGTGacattttgagtttttaatatgCTTGTATTATGAATCGTTTGATAAATAAGTTGCAAGAGAAAGCTGTTGTTGAATCGTAACTTTTTTTTGTGcgctattaatattattgagcGTAATTGTTTCGATTTCGTAATTGTTTTAGTATTACATGCTacaaaatttattctttttatgtaatttttttgcagttttcttttccattttttGAACGATCTCTGTTGCTTTGGGACACACTTATTATAATTGTGGTTAAGGATGAAGATTAATTagcaaatatgtatgtaaaatattaatgacttCAGTACACAACAACAATAACACAGAACACACAATAGTACATAAATTGTTTGTCTAATTAAATGAGGTGTGCACAGTTAGGCGTATCTTATATCagtcaaataatattatgacatCTTTTTATCATTGGTaaacaagataatttatttatttaaacgttaAATTGCAtagcaaaacaatattaactggattattAAACTAAGTGAATTGTTCCGAAATCCGTCAAACAACATTAGTGGGCACAACTAAAGTTAAACCTGAAAACTTCCAAGCATACAATAGCGGTTTTACAAAACTCTTTAATTCTCTCTAATTCGCCCCACTTTGGTCCGAGTTGGTTTCCACGCCATTGGACGGTTTTATCctattagtaattattaaatctaACTTTTGATTTGTATTCaaaggtttaaatttcattttggGCTAAACTTCGGTAATGTTTTGACCTCGCTCGGTATTATTTCGTTGTAATTAACGTTTTGGTTCAGTTTTGTGGGTTAGTCCCTATCTCGTAAGTTATCCTTGACTTTCAGTTTTGGGTTGAAAGTTGCCTTTAAACTGTTCGTTAGAGTTATTTTTAGATTGGTTTAGGTTAGTAAATTTAACTATCACTAGAAgtgaaatctttttttattacaatcgcagaaaaacaaatgaaatttttgttattcaaatggaaaataatagtctcattgatttttatagtaactttcgtAAAGATGGTTAACTCATGacattagtaaataaatagacctgttttaaaaatcaacataattgaaaaaatactcaTGTTTATGATA contains:
- the LOC113500217 gene encoding alpha-(1,3)-fucosyltransferase C-like, whose amino-acid sequence is MSKFVKAVLMSSYAWLLIQYLKTSLTLINDEVDLEYIIHTPMSIRKREMELKRFEKNFTEFLKQYKKPKRFPSDFKYVLKYTNSYLHYGSSLYKNGQKTFIENNCTYYNCYLTNRKNLLNDYRDYDAILFDVENSWDGMLVIREAYQKFIFMASESAAHYPLCDDFYDHYYNMTWTYRLDSDIRWSYLNIVDLKGNLVGPKINMTWREPMLPTPVEVVSKLNKKTKAAAWFVSNCNAESGRQHVANNIGKELKKLNLTLDIFGWCGKQSCPKDRLDDCLDLLETDYYFYFSFENSFSEDYVTEKILYPLQHYSVPIVFGGANYSR